In the genome of Quercus robur chromosome 3, dhQueRobu3.1, whole genome shotgun sequence, one region contains:
- the LOC126719555 gene encoding beta-D-xylosidase 4-like: MTLYEKVRQLGNRAYGAPRIGLPEYEWWSEALHGLSNVGPGTFFDDSVAHATSFPTPILTTASFNESLWNTIGKAVSTEARALYNLGHAGLTFWSPTINVARDPRWGRIIETPGEDPFVVGTYAANYVRGLQDVEGTEHYKDLNSRPLKVSACCKHFTAYDVDNWKGVERYSFDAKVTEQDLAETFNRPFQMCVENGDVSSVMCSYNRVNGIPACADPKLLKQTVREDWNLHGYIVADCDSIEVMIKNHKWLNVDNETAVSYTLQAGLDLDCGVYYTNNVENAVKHGKVREALVDRSLQYLYVVLMRLGIFDGHSQYNSLGINDVCSNEHIELAAEAAREGIVLLKNDNGILPLATGKYPSLAVVGPHANASTAMIGNYAFDPWNKGTPCRYITPLNGFSSYGRVNYAAGCSNVKCPDGSLIGPAVQVATTSDATIIVAGIDLSIEAESRDRLDLFLPGKQTDLINQVANASKGPVVLVIMSAGGVDISFAKNNPKIHAILWSGYPGEEGGQAIADIIFGKYNPGGRLPVTWYQADYVDKLPLTSMQLRPDDSNGYPGRTYKFFDGPTVFPFGYGLSYTKFNYTLKAATNRVQIKLTKFQHCRDLPYKNGTFKPSCPAIAIDDLRCNKKFKLAVEVKNVGNRDGDEVVLVYSQPPVGIVGTHIKNLFAFQKVFVAAGTSKTIQFAINTCQGLGIVDSNGNALLPSGAHTIIVGDGAIVFPIQLTYR; the protein is encoded by the exons ATGACGTTGTATGAAAAGGTGCGACAGCTAGGAAATCGTGCTTACGGAGCCCCAAGAATAGGCCTGCCTGAATACGAGTGGTGGTCTGAGGCGCTCCATGGTTTGTCCAATGTCGGTCCAGGTACCTTTTTCGATGATTCAGTAGCACATGCAACTAGCTTTCCCACGCCGATTCTCACAACAGCTTCATTCAACGAGTCATTGTGGAACACAATTGGGAAG GCTGTTTCCACAGAAGCACGAGCATTGTACAATTTAGGGCATGCTGGATTAACATTTTGGAGTCCAACCATTAACGTAGCAAGAGATCCAAGATGGGGAAGAATCATTGAGACACCTGGTGAAGATCCATTTGTAGTTGGCACCTATGCTGCGAATTACGTGAGAGGCTTGCAGGATGTTGAGGGAACAGAGCACTATAAGGATTTAAACTCTAGACCGCTTAAAGTTTCTGCATGTTGCAAGCACTTTACTGCTTATGATGTTGACAATTGGAAAGGAGTTGAGCGTTACAGTTTTGATGCCAAG GTGACAGAACAAGATTTGGCAGAGACATTTAACCGACCCTTCCAAATGTGTGTTGAAAATGGTGATGTTAGTAGTGTCATGTGTTCTTATAACCGTGTTAATGGCATACCTGCTTGTGCTGATCCCAAACTCTTGAAGCAAACCGTTAGAGAAGATTGGAATCTTCATGG ATATATAGTTGCAGATTGTGATTCTATTGAAGTAATGATTAAGAACCACAAATGGCTAAACGTTGACAATGAGACTGCAGTTTCATACACACTACAAGCAG gtttggatttggattgtGGAGTTTACTACACCAATAATGTTGAAAATGCTGTGAAACATGGGAAGGTTAGGGAGGCACTTGTAGACCGGTCACTACAATACCTCTATGTTGTGCTTATGAGGCTAGGAATATTTGATGGACACTCACAATACAATTCTCTTGGAATAAATGATGTGTGCTCTAACGAGCACATCGAGTTAGCGGCAGAAGCAGCGAGGGAGGGAATTGTTCTTTTGAAGAATGATAATGGAATTTTGCCATTGGCAACTGGAAAGTACCCTTCCCTAGCAGTGGTTGGACCACATGCTAATGCTTCCACTGCCATGATTGGAAACTATGCATTTGACCCATGGAATAAAGGTACTCCATGTCGATATATAACCCCACTTAATGGCTTCTCCAGTTATGGAAGAGTGAACTATGCAGCAGGATGTTCAAATGTTAAATGCCCCGATGGGAGCTTGATTGGCCCAGCCGTGCAAGTCGCCACAACATCTGATGCCACTATAATTGTTGCCGGAATTGATTTATCAATTGAGGCAGAGAGCAGAGACAGGTTGGATCTCTTCCTTCCTGGAAAACAAACTGATCTTATCAACCAGGTTGCTAATGCTTCAAAAGGCCCCGTAGTTCTTGTAATCATGTCGGCCGGAGGTGTTGATATCTCCTTTGCTAAGAATAACCCCAAAATCCATGCCATCTTGTGGTCTGGATATCCTGGAGAGGAAGGTGGTCAAGCCATTGCggatattatttttggaaaatacaATCCAG gagGAAGATTACCCGTTACTTGGTATCAAGCCGATTACGTTGACAAGCTACCACTAACATCCATGCAATTAAGGCCAGATGATAGCAATGGCTACCCAGGTCGAACATATAAGTTCTTTGATGGCCCCACTGTCTTCCCCTTTGGTTATGGCCTCAGCTACACAAAATTCAACTATACACTAAAAGCCGCGACAAATAGAGTGcaaataaaattgacaaaatttcaaCACTGCCGTGACCTACCATATAAAAATGGAACCTTCAAGCCCAGCTGCCCGGCAATTGCAATAGATGACTTGagatgtaataaaaaatttaaacttgcaGTTGAAGTTAAAAATGTGGGCAACAGAGATGGGGATGAAGTTGTTTTGGTTTACTCACAGCCCCCAGTTGGTATTGTTGGAACTCATATTAAGAATCTGTTTGCGTTCCAGAAGGTTTTTGTTGCAGCTGGGACGAGTAAGACTATTCAGTTTGCCATAAATACTTGCCAGGGCTTGGGCATTGTAGACTCCAATGGTAATGCTCTCTTGCCATCTGGTGCGCACACAATTATTGTCGGTGATGGTGCAATTGTTTTTCCAATTCAATTAACATATCGTTAG